In Rhodamnia argentea isolate NSW1041297 chromosome 4, ASM2092103v1, whole genome shotgun sequence, the following proteins share a genomic window:
- the LOC115753703 gene encoding 14 kDa proline-rich protein DC2.15-like: MARSTPILILSLLLLTAVSNACNTCMPPPKPPCPTPAACPRDTLKLGVCVDLLGLVGVTVGTPPSSPCCALLEGLADLEVALCLCTAIKANVLGIHLNVPIALSVIVSACAKSIPPGFQCE, translated from the coding sequence ATGGCTCGTTCCACCcccattctcattctctccctcctcctcctcacggCCGTCTCCAACGCTTGCAATACGTGCATGCCACCGCCGAAGCCCCCGTGCCCTACCCCCGCCGCTTGCCCGAGGGACACGTTGAAGCTCGGAGTGTGCGTGGACCTCCTCGGACTCGTGGGCGTCACCGTCGGGACCCCGCCGTCCAGCCCGTGCTGCGCGTTGCTCGAGGGCCTGGCCGATTTGGAAGTGGCCCTCTGCCTGTGCACCGCCATCAAGGCCAATGTGCTGGGAATCCACCTGAACGTTCCCATTGCACTGAGCGTCATCGTCAGCGCATGTGCGAAGTCAATCCCTCCTGGCTTCCAGTGCGAATAG
- the LOC115753718 gene encoding adenine phosphoribosyltransferase 5-like: MFAAENGLRGDPRLQAISRAIRVVPDFPKPGIMFQDITTLLLDHKAFKDTVDIFVDRYRDMDISVVAGVEARGFMFGPAIALAIGAKFVPLRKPRKLPGEVISESYVLEYGTDCLEMHVGAVEPGERAIVIDDLVATGGTLSAAIKLLERVGAEVVECACVIGLPEVKDRRRIRGKPLYILVEPRLLDECR, encoded by the exons ATGTTCGCAGCTGAGAACGGGCTGAGAGGAGACCCCAGGCTCCAGGCCATCTCTCGGGCCATCCGGGTCGTCCCCGACTTCCCCAAGCCAG GGATCATGTTCCAAGACATAACGACGCTGTTGCTGGATCACAAGGCGTTCAAGGACACGGTGGACATCTTCGTTGACCGGTACCGTGACATGGACATCTCTGTCGTTGCAG GGGTAGAAGCCAGAGGATTCATGTTTGGTCCGGCAATTGCATTAGCTATCGGCGCAAAGTTTGTTCCTTTGCGTAAGCCCAGGAAGTTGCCAG GTGAAGTAATATCAGAATCTTACGTCTTGGAGTATGGAACTGACTGTCTCGAAATGCATGTGGGTGCTGTTGAGCCCGGGGAGCGTGCAATAGTGATCGATGATTTGGTAGCCACAGGTGGGACCTTGTCTGCTGCCATAAAACTTTTGG AACGAGTTGGGGCTGAAGTAGTTGAATGTGCTTGTGTTATTGGCTTGCCTGAGGTCAAG GATCGCCGCCGGATTAGGGGGAAGCCACTTTATATTCTCGTGGAGCCTCGGCTATTAGATGAATGCCGTTGA